The DNA segment tttatactactAAGAAAGTTATtccttatttttaattttattttaattctatttctttattatttatttcttatttatcagcataattttaattaaattatattgctATGAATGTTGttcttactttttaattttgttattatttttttattttagttttcttaatttttaaaattttattagcattattttaatgaaattatattacaatGAATGTTATTCCTACTTCttaacataattaatattattatgtttatgttatttatttacattttgttaaattatataactataaatattgtttctacttttgaattttatttttattatattttcagttttatttacttaatttttatttcttgttttttttttaatttaatttatttgtattaatttctTCCCCTTTCTAAGGTATTTGACAGGCGAGCAAACTCTTTAACTCACACATTACATTACGCTTTGGCGAGCTGCTTATAGAGCAACCTTTGATTATGCTTAATAATTTCCtgaaaaataaacatacattTTGTGTGAATGCAATATGATCcgttatttatttgcattatctTCGCAGCCTGCTGCAGTCTTCTTCTTCGGTGTCCACAGAGTTTACAGTGTCTGCGGGCTGTTCgtgtccacacacacacacacacacacagagaggcagagagtaagagagatgTTCAATGAACACATACCTCACtacttattcttttttttttttgtggtcgctccttaaaaatatattaccgTTATGCCAGCAGACCACACATtatgttaatattatatattttttaaattcgttttttttgtgaacGCGTTCACCGCACAGAAGAGATTCTGTGATTTATGCTCTGAGGTCTGGACACAGGTGACAACAGCTGTCAATTGCTTGGCAATTGGCAACAGTTGCCAGCGATTTTTGCGTGTGGTGCGTGGGAAGAGTTTCTCGGCAAGAGTTTCCATTGAGCTTTTTCGACTGTTCGACTGTTCGACAGCCACCAGCTTCTCTTCTTCCGGACCTGGCAAAACCACAACTTGTGCACgtttcttgtttcttgtttctGTTTCCACCCCCCAGCCCAGATTCCTTGCTAGCTACTCTCGCTCGTAGAGCTCGTGTTTAATTTCACAGGAGTAGAGCTGAAGCCCGCACCGGCTTCAGGACAATATCCATATCCTTATCCTTCTTGCTTAGCCTCTGGCATGTGGAGTGGGTGTGTGGCATTGTGGAGTGAAGTGGACCGGGCTGAGAggagcagagcagagtagagctgagctgagctgtgcTGGGGTCGgggacaaaaagaaaagaaatgttaaatttcTTATGGGAAGCATGAATTACGGCCACTTTTTCCTGAACGGAACGAAactgaacagaacagaacagaccGGAATGGCTATGGCTGTGGCTATATGGCCTTTGTGGCTCTTTGTTGTGTGTCTTAAACaatgtatgtgcgtgtgtgtgtgtgtgcgtactTACTtctagtatatacatataagatGTGAAATGTATATGATTTTACGTGGCAAGTCTTATAAGAATGAATATTGTGCATGTCCTCCCAAATACAGGGTGCTATGACAGAGTAATAATATGATAAGACGCAAGTAAGCAAATAGATTGACATCTTAATGGgccaatattattatattaatataatataattaatataatattatattcaatataaatgtaaatttatttagaatatattttattattgttaagtTTATAAACTGCTGggttatttgtaattttttcttttgaatgtAAATGTTCAATAACTTAGAATTTTGATAAGTTCCTGTTTCCTAAAGTTTATCAATAGTAAGGTATCAATCAAGGAACCTGTATAGAAGTTTCTTTATGTTCACACAATTacaatatacattttggtGTTCTACACACacccccccacacacacacatacacactcagaTTCATGGCACATCTGAGTAAGTTTTTGTTTGAGTAAAATAAACGCCATATTGTAGACATTGTTAAGGTTTcgaaaattttataattaattttctggTTAACATGTTTTTCATATGTGTAAATATGCGCAAAATCCATACAATACAAACGAATTTCCCACTtccactccctctctctctctatctctctcttgtGCTTGccatagttgttgctgcttcgtAAAGTTCAGGAAGTGTGTTTACAAAGAAAAGCCTTTTGTACAAGTATCAGATTCCTGTGCTGATTACAGAAGCACACCccagcaaaaaataaaaagggaaagagagaaaCTTCAGTGGGCAGCCTCCATCCCAACTCCTAGGCATTTacccattttccatttccctaAAAATTTCCAGcatgtgtgtgctgtgctgggaatatttattaaaaatttaaacattataaatgATTGTCTGTTCATAtcctgtgtgtttgtgtgtgtgtgtgtgtgagctccGAGATCTTAAGCAACAAAATCGTTGAAACGAAAACGCAGCCAAACAACATCTTGTCTTGTGGCGCCGTGACTGGGCACTTTTGGGGTCGCGATATTAACCATTAAGGCATTAAAGtcggcaacagcaatagcaacaatagcaacaacaacaacggcagctcAGTGAAAATCCTTTACAATACACATGCGTTCACATCTTGTAAGTTTTCAACGTCATTTACTGcgattcaattcaatttgaaattcaaactCTTTTCGGTTGCTTTGGAGATTGAATGAGACGGACTGAGACTGGGATTGGGACTGAGACTGGGATTGAGACTGAGTGACATGACCATGACGATAGGTAGCCAAATTGCTGTGTCATGCCGCTGCTTTTAGTGACTGCTGCAAATGGCAAAGTCGCCGTTGATTTCATCGGACAATACTCGTCTCGTAATCCAAACTTCATTTGGCTTCTACATCTTGTATTCTCGTCGTTGTCGCTCTGcatcctttattttttttcttcttgtgtatttttttattaacactACAGTGGGTTTTTCTtattcgttttcgttttcgttttttgtggCCGTCATGCCAAGTGATCCATCTTAATTCGTAAAACATTCGTCATCAGTTTTCCAAATTTTCTATTGTGCAAGTCAATTTTTTGTTCGagttctccttttttttttctagtcTTGTTCTTGattgtgcattttaatttgtcagTGCAAAAGTATTGCATAGCATTGTGCGCTGTGGCAGCTGCGGACACAGCGAGCTGATCGATGACGATTCTATTTGCCAGCCCAAAATAAATATCCACACGCAAATAGATTCATTGCGTGATGGATTGCTCGGGTTGTGCTCTGTGTGGCTGCCAAAAGGGGATTGCTGTAATCTctttaatgcaaattaaaagtgcTGCGAAAAGTGCTACACACAATAAGCTGAGTTTTCTAATATGATAAGACTTGGAAATACTCTACGACTTAGGTTACCAAGTAACAAATATTagacaaaatacataaatgggcaaaaaatgtattcaaatattcacatttttttttggttttattttaatcaatcTAAATTTCAGATTgtttgatcttgatttaagattatGCCTTCTTGGTTTGGGATGTTTGcattcttgaatcaagattatttcgtggttcaattttgacatcaAACAAGCtcgattcaagattttatttttgactttagcttgcttttgctttctgtgtactatatataatatataaaagcgaagttttaatatataattatgctGTTATATAGGTATTAtcatagttttaaaataaacaaaaataaatgaagaatcattttctttaaatttgatGCAGTTTGGGTTGCTTATGAGAATATCTAAAATCTGTAAGAAAGCTTCAGCATTGTTTACTTTGCACTAAATGAATCTCATTAGGTTTTCTTAAATGATAATCGgcaaataattatgaattcataaaaagggaaagcaatataaaatatacagcAAATGTTACTCTGCAATACCAGCAGCTTTATGGCGAACCCGTTCCTTCATTCTTTATCGCAAATGTCATCGCAGCCAGACGCAGTAGCAACACCAAATTGAGCTGAGATGATTTCGGGAGGGAAATTAGTATGCAACCCTTTTTTGGTTGATGttgaaccaaaaaaaaaacgggaATGTCAAACGCGGTTTAGCGATACGTCATCGTGATTTGGCAAATTTGACAGCCGATAACATGCAGAGAAAAGTCGAGATGAACATTATATGTAGTAGAATTGAATAAACATCGCATGGATGAAGAGGGGGAAGAGAGTCATGCGGACAAAGAAGAGTTGAACgtttgcttaattttttgcataaattgttcAGTGATTGTGTTATGAATGTGTGCCTTCTAACAGCAGCTGAGATTGCATTGGATGATACGTGGTAGtcggagaagaagaagaataaaaCAATGAGCacatggacaacaacaacaaccacttcGACACTTTGACATAAACACAATCTCTCATCATTGGTTGCGTGTCACGCACAGATTTCTCATTTGCTCGCAAAACGAACTGCCAACtgtcaaattgttgttgataagctgtgtgcgtgtgtaacAGTTGTATAAACTCAACTCAATGCAAAAGGAGCTGTAGTTTTAGTTGCTCCAGGACCATTTCAACTCTCAgctctcttgttgttgtgtctctTTGGtcagcaaataacaaaaattaaattatcagtGGCTGGTGCATCAGCCTTAATTCGTTTTGGCGCTGTACGCGTGCGCACGCAATTTCCCAAGACTGCTCCAATTGCCCCATGTCCCGTTCCCCTTTCCTTTAGTTGTCTACCCCAAAGACCCCCACGCAGGGATCCAAACACAAGCGACTGACATAATCGTGAAATATTGGCACGCCAGCTATATCCTTATTTTTTCCCAGGCCAGGCTGAGTTAGGTATTAGCTATACTCTTTAAGCAGATCGATTTAACAGCATCATGTAAAGAGTTATTGTAAGTCTACAAATTGGCAAAGCTTTTGAGATGTAAGTTAGTATTAGATTGTAATACGATTGTGTATGAATTCTGCGCCTATTATCTAGGCAACAGTTATTTGACTTCGATCAAGAAATTTTGTTGTCTTATGGTACATCAGAATAATTAAGTGTAGATGATTGAGGCTTGCTTTAATTAACCAGTCTCTTGCAATGAACACAGATAAGGAAATCTGAAATTTACTATCTTTTATgagttttttaaatgtatctataatttatttatagctgcCACTTTGACATAGTTTAAGAGATTAAACTCCATCCATTGACATTCAAGTGTATTAAAAGtttgattatattttcttGTACCTAGTAAATAAGAAGGGTACTTCGCAGTCGACATGCCCACGATATTGAAACGTGTGATTCTGAATGAATGCTCCAAGATCATTCGCTTGTGCAATATTGACACACACAATAGTAGAAATGAATAGAATTGCCTCGTTCGATTTGGAAATGTTTACAGACCAAAAGGAATTGAAACAGCCCCCGATATGATAGCAGGCGACGTTTTACGAGTGTTTATTTGTACATCTAAACATCTAAACGGTTCCTCATTctcgtactcgtactcgtattcGTAGATACCcccaaaatgcaaagcaaacatCGCAAACACGCGCTGGGTGGCGCATTCAATGTTACGACGAGACGAGAGTATGGAacgtttttgattttaatgataTACGGGCAAGTATTTTTTGAGTTATTGTACAgggccgtcgtcgtcgtgtgtAGTGTAATAAAATCTCACCCAGACTCGATCGGGATGGATGCAGTatagttttattgtttttttttgtccgTCTCCGTCGATTTAATTAAAGCCAGAGCAAAGCGTACCGCCAGCGACGTTGTTACTTGGACAATTTACTTGccgtttatttgtttgttttaggCGCGTCGTCATCAGTCCGCCTCAGTTTAATCCTCCTCCTGCCCAAAATGCTTTGCCACCTCATCCATTTATTCCATCATCCAGTCAGTTCAGTTGCAGTCGGATGGTTCGCTCTTAATCTCTCAAGCAATTTCACACGTTTTGTTGtgttaaataactatatatactatactatacggTGTATTCTGTTGCTTGCCGTTTTTAGTGTGGTAATTAAAAGTTGTAAATGTTTATGTTCATTCTTTTGGTGACCACAAGTCTAGGGCAATCCAAATTGCATACGCATACGTCGTTTATTGGGAAGGGAAGTTGTCTGAGTTGTATTAAAGTGTAACAAGAAATGAATtgttaatgaaaatacaatataGGAATAAGAAATACGAAAAAGAAACTACAGTTTAAGACTTTCTTTTTAATCATTTGTAAAACGTTAAGTTTAATTTACGAATACATCATTTATTGGTGACATCAAAGTGATTAAATGCACAGCGCCAATGCAGTTTATGCTCGACACTCCAGAGATGTCGAtgtgttttattcttttttataggTAATCCATAAACTTTAGCACACGTTTCTTCATTAATTTCGAcgtgtttatttgtttaaactaACCTTTTATGACGCAGTGGCGCTAGATCCACATACTATACACTGAGATATAGTAGAGGGGCGAAGTGGGAGTCGACGAGGCGGACTCTGAGCGAGTTTAGGGCATCCACATCAGAGGGCATCGCTGCCACTGCCGAcagctaattgaatttaattggcGTGAAAAATCtgtagaaaaataaacaaaaacttttcgtttttcaaaaaatttcaacttcttgttttgatattgttttcttttttgctttgctctgaggttgttgttgtttttgttgttgttggttatgttgcataattttacGAGTTGTTTATTTCGTTTagcaacaataattttaaCTTGAGCCCGACCACCATTTACGGCGCATTTTTATTGTCGCttgcaaatgaataaaacaacgagaacagcacaacaaataacaagcaagaaaacagcaataacaaagtCAAAATAATTGTGGTCAACAACCACGATCGGGGCGTTAAAAATCTATAAACGAATGCACAAGgctctctctgctctctgcaCGGTGCCAGGGAGATTTCATTTTCGGCGCCACTTGGCCAAAAACTTGACGTAACTTGACTTGGCTAACAAGTCATCAGGGCAATATGCTTAAATCATGTTGTGTGACAACCCGCTGACAATTGTACAGCTCAATTCAAGGTATCCAGATGATGATGAACTTCAAGCCAACGACGATGACTGAATCCACTTAACGATGCACTGCAtccacagcacacagcacacagcacacaacaaaGCCCTCAAGGGTCTTGTGTGTCAGCAGCAAGGAATACCATTAAATCGCGAAGCGCGtggtttatttaaaattaacaaaccaataaaaatgcaGACCAGCGGCAAGCAAAACAATAGCAATACGAATGAGCGCAcactgtgtgtgagtgtgagcagcagcattgcGAAATAAGAAAGGGAAAGAAAATCATTTCTTTGCTCTGCTGAACTTCAGTGCTCTTCTCATACATTCTCAAAAAGCTTACATGGTGACCCCCAAAGTTAATTGTCTTCGCCTTTGGAAGTTTGGCGTTCTTTTCTACATTctcttaacaattttaaagtaaaatgcatttttaatgaaagcttAAGAAAAGGCAAAATCTTAGGAAATGTTGTGGTTATTAGAATATGCAATTATGTGTGAtgtgttttcacttttttttctattacaAAGTGTGTGCAAATGTCAAGCCTTAAAATTGATGTTGATGTGATCAACTATAgactatatttaatttgaattaggGTTTGTTAAGTTCACGAATTTCTATGGAAATACTTTTCGAAGCCATTGATATCTGATATCAGCAATACTCACcagtgaataaataaatttcccGTTTGTCTCGTTCTTAAAAAAGGTAAGTCAAATTCAGCTATTGATTTTGAGAAGATAATATACCTAAAAGAGTATCTTAACTAGTCATAATCCGCTACTCGCTTTATATTAAAAGCGTGCatttaattagtatttatatactcAGTCGATGACGCTTTctgcttttaaaattattatcaacCAAAATCAGTTGTATTAACAATAtctttatttgtaaattattaaaagaatcAATTTAGCAACATTATAAAGCATAAATTGGCAAATTTCTATGTAAATCTCCATTGATATTGTCAGAGCAGCTGCTGATATGATATATCTGCAGTAGTCGCCAGTCGGTAGTGCGCAGCTGACCAATTTCTGGTTTGGTTTGGCAAAGCCATGTTACTCCATGCATTTCTTATCGTCATCGTGAGCATcgacaaagcaaaacaatgcaacgCGCAATCAGCGACACTTCATCGACGGCCACCGAAAAAAAGATGCAGAAAACAAAAGGATACGAAGCGTAATGAGGGCgaaaatatctttatttaaaGAGGTAGTGAGGTAGTCGTAAGGTATAGGAGCTTGCCTTCCACAGaagaaggcagcagcagtaaaagcAGCATACATATTTGTCATTCGCATGGGGCGCAGGCTGTTGGCAATAATCGCAGAGCAAATATCATGCAAAgatctcttgttgttgtcccaCTAGCGACCAATGCGGCTTAATTAGATGAGGCGACAAGCTGCCAGGAGCCAGCAtcgaatcgagtcgagtcgcaAGTCGCGAGTCGCGAGTCTCGAGGAGCAGCAGCCACGATCGGTGATACTTGCGCAGGAATATGGCACACACTGAGAGCTGAGAGATCTTAGACTGTAGACTGTGGCTAAAACAATGCCATGTTTACAAGTTGTAGGCATGCATATGTACTTGACTCGTACTCGACTCGTAGTTCGCCCCGAGATAAGTTAAATTCTTCCTTAAGGCCTTAAGGGTCTCGTGTGCGATTCGGGTGTGAGCTAGTTTAAGGTCTCTGTGAAGCAGAAGCTACTGCCACTaatggcatattttgcattccAAAGGGCATTGCgccaattgcaaataattttcgaGTGTAGTTTGCTTAATAAGATCACGATTTCCCGATAaaacaacagccaacagccagaGACTAGACCACAAAACTTGCACTTGTACGAAGTCGAGGTATATGCACTAAATTGTAactttatgaattttaaaagtaaataaatgatgtAGAGAAAAGTTATAGCAAAATAAgtaattcaaaattcattaGAAGTAGGATCattcaaacaaaatattattaattttatgcagAGTATACGAAATTCTAGTTGCCATTGCTGCACTTCGCAGAAACAATAACTTAATTTAGTTGTCTTACATCGTGTCGTTGCCGGCAGCTCAGCAGTTCAGCAGCAAACTTCAATTGGTTTCGAGTGGCCCTCTAAAAAGGCATCGCAGTGCCATTTGGCCAGTTGGCGTCGTCGTTGCCATGCTTGGCCGGGTGGTATGTCAGCATGTTTGGCTCTGTGGACTGCACACATGCGGGAGGGAAGAAAAACTACGCATATGGGGAGCCAAGAAGAGAGCACGAGAGTTCCATGCAACTATCGAACGTAGCGCCAattatacaaacaaaagctgcGACGCAGTCCGAAATCTGTAAATCTGCAAGGCAAatacaaagcaaaaagcacaaaaacaaaaaaaaacagaataccCAAGTAAAATGCCATTTTAGCAAGATGGTTAAAAGGCGATAAACGAAAGGCGCACCGCTGggtgccaaagccaaaagcgaaaagcgaaaaccaaacccaaacccaaagaCAAACCAAACCGAAATACAATTAAAGCCAGATCGGCAATGAGTTCAGTATGGGAAACAAGCAACGCGTTTTGCAGTTCCCTAATGGCCAATGAATTAATTTGCAGTGTATTTTAGTTTACAactttgtaattaatttgcaagCGAAACAGATAGATcgaaggagagggagagacactACTTGCACTCCCTGGATGATAGAGATAGAGGGAGTCAGGAGTAAGGAGTAAGGAGTATTTAGAGCAGTCGATATTTGATGGCACGCAGCATGGGGAAGCGATCTCCGGTGCATTGGCCACGGAAATCGTCCAGCGTCAGATCGAAGAGGGCGACGCCCAGGTTCTTGGCCTTCGCATATTGTGCCTTGCTGCCTGCCGTATCGGGATCATCGAAGCTGACCCACAGTCCATGAGCGCCATCCGAATCCGCCACACGATATGCAAAACTTCCATGACGTTTCGTGGGATCGGGGACACGTGTGATGGGCGCATCGCCGCCTTTGCCATTGACGTTGCTGGGATTGGGCAGCAGCTTGCAGATCTCCGCCCAGTTGAGCATTCCGggtgtttttgtttgcggTCCAGCTGGCGCTTCACCATTAGTGTTCGTTACCACAGGCTTGTCTACATGGTCCGAGTCCAAAGTCAGTTTCCAGGCACGTCCATAGGTGGCAATGCCAATGTTCAGCTTGTTGGACGGCACGCGCTGAAGCAGCCAATGCTCCATCTGGAAGTTGACGCTGTAGTGGGGCAGACGATTATCGCTGTTGATCTCGTAGAGCGGAGCAGTGTAGTCGGCTTCGTCGGGGTTGCGGGCGGGTGTCAGGAAATCAAAGGTGCCCAGATTGATAAAGTCAACCTTAGTGGCGATGGCAGGTGCATcataataccctgtaaagcaAACGGATTAGAGAAGGTTTTCTCTTTAAATTTCCTCAACTTACAACTGGAGTTGACATTGGGCAGCACAGTGAGCGAGAGGAGCAGATCGTTGGCTTTGAGAGAGCTGCTCAGCTGAGAGACCAGCTCAGTCATCTGGGTTTTGTGCGTATCGGCATTGGTGTCCACAACGAAATCACCGGTGAAGAACTTCTTGAAACTCTTCCATGCCATGCCCACATCGGAGTGCACCTTGCGTGGCTTATTGCGCGGCAACTCGAAGGCCAAATCGAGGCCATCGAAGTTGAAGCGACGCACCAAGTCCTTGGCCGATTCAATGAAACGTCTTTGTCCCTGCACACCGGATTCCAGTAGCTTGACGTATTTCTCCTCAAATTCAGTATCACGATCACCGCCAACGCTCAACAAGAACTTGACGTAGGGATACTTATCCTTAAACTGTGTGACCTGGGCAAAGTGACGATTATCGTAGTCCAGTGGTCGATTGATGCTCTGCATCTCAAAGGTTTCCGGATGAATGCCCGCATAACCGTAGATCACGTGAGTGCAAAACTGCAGTGCCAGCTCCAAATCAGGTAATGTAAACTGAGCCAGACCTGAGAGTGTGAATCATCAAATACGTAATGAGTTAAACAGAgcaagagagcgagcgagacaCAAGCATAGTGCGTACCTTGTCGCAGAAAGCCGCGAGAGTCGTaatagcaaattaaatttggacCAGCGCTCACTTGCAGTGGAGCTGAGAGCAACACAACACTGAGCGCCATGCCGAAGCCGAGCCAAAGAGAGCGCATTTttgcgagagcgagagagagtgaaagc comes from the Drosophila sulfurigaster albostrigata strain 15112-1811.04 chromosome 2L, ASM2355843v2, whole genome shotgun sequence genome and includes:
- the LOC133849570 gene encoding chitinase-like protein Idgf3 — its product is MRSLWLGFGMALSVVLLSAPLQVSAGPNLICYYDSRGFLRQGLAQFTLPDLELALQFCTHVIYGYAGIHPETFEMQSINRPLDYDNRHFAQVTQFKDKYPYVKFLLSVGGDRDTEFEEKYVKLLESGVQGQRRFIESAKDLVRRFNFDGLDLAFELPRNKPRKVHSDVGMAWKSFKKFFTGDFVVDTNADTHKTQMTELVSQLSSSLKANDLLLSLTVLPNVNSSWYYDAPAIATKVDFINLGTFDFLTPARNPDEADYTAPLYEINSDNRLPHYSVNFQMEHWLLQRVPSNKLNIGIATYGRAWKLTLDSDHVDKPVVTNTNGEAPAGPQTKTPGMLNWAEICKLLPNPSNVNGKGGDAPITRVPDPTKRHGSFAYRVADSDGAHGLWVSFDDPDTAGSKAQYAKAKNLGVALFDLTLDDFRGQCTGDRFPMLRAIKYRLL